One part of the Quercus lobata isolate SW786 chromosome 7, ValleyOak3.0 Primary Assembly, whole genome shotgun sequence genome encodes these proteins:
- the LOC115953374 gene encoding WEB family protein At2g38370, which yields MAENQTLGNGSSAVPDPVETGSDMKMDTKEGGFRAEVDTSAPFESVKEAVSRFGGLGFWKPHSYKLTETENDMEEVDMAKLEEQAAQVEKDLIVKERETLDVLKELESTKMIVEELKLKLQKEASEFSVTLDTNIDDKNMIPLVKKGNHKNQNSVEGLSLCPSSAPGLILMELKKAKLNLGRTTTDLADIRVSVELYNKKLEKERISLEKTRESLTQNSSKISSLEEELNQTRLKLQLAKDSEIKVGSDDALDISKELQRLSSEAEQFKKVGEAAKSEVLRAISEIEQTKTKIKTAEIRLVAARKMKEAARAAEAVALAEIKALSNHAISSRDNLQKADGVTLSFEEYSSLTAKAREAEELSKKRVIEAMLQVDEANVSKMDILKRVEEATEEVKTSKKALEEALHRVEAANKGKLAVEEALRNWRSEHGQKRRSVQNSTKFKNPYPPHHRRDSRLLDVNGLNLVSDGITPVLKPTLSIGQILSQKLLMPEEFESGMLAERRSGKRKVSLGQMLSKQYSDPPSWKTERESGHKQFSAKRKKFGFAKFSLLMTKQSKKKKKPTPNLK from the exons ATGGCTGAAAATCAAACCCTAGGTAATGGTTCAAGTGCAGTGCCTGACCCGGTTGAAACGGGTTCGGATATGAAAATGGACACAAAGGAAGGTGGTTTTAGAGCTGAGGTTGATACTTCGGCTCCGTTTGAGTCGGTGAAGGAGGCAGTGAGTCGATTTGGTGGACTCGGTTTCTGGAAACCCCACAGCTACAAGCTCACTGAAACTGAg AATGACATGGAAGAGGTTGATATGGCAAAACTAGAGGAGCAGGCAGCACAGGTGGAGAAAGATCTGATTGTGAAAGAGAGGGAAACACTGGATGTCTTGAAAGAACTGGAATCAACCAAAATGATCGTTGAAGAATTGAAATTAAAGTTACAAAAAGAAGCATCTGAATTTAGTGTGACACTTGATACAAATATTGATGATAAGAACATGATTCCTTTAGTAAAGAAGGGAAACCACAAGAATCAGAATTCAGTAGAAGGTTTGAGCTTGTGCCCTTCTTCAGCTCCGGGTTTAATATTAATGGAACTGAAAAAAGCTAAGTTAAACCTTGGTAGGACTACTACTGATCTTGCTGACATTCGAGTTTCTGTTGAATTATATAACAAGAAATTAGAGAAGGAAAGAATCTCACTTGAGAAAACTCGTGAGAGTTTAACTCAAAATTCTTCAAAGATATCATCTCTTGAGGAGGAGCTAAACCAAACAAGACTAAAGCTACAGTTGGCAAAAGATTCTGAAATTAAAGTTGGTTCTGATGATGCCTTAGATATCTCAAAGGAGCTCCAAAGATTAAGTTCTGAGGCAGAGCAATTCAAAAAGGTGGGAGAAGCTGCAAAATCAGAAGTTTTGAGAGCAATCTCTGAGATTGAACAGACAAAAACGAAGATTAAAACAGCCGAAATAAGGTTGGTTGCTGCCAGAAAAATGAAGGAAGCAGCTAGAGCGGCAGAAGCTGTTGCTCTTGCAGAGATCAAGGCTCTATCAAACCATGCGATCTCATCGAGAGACAACTTGCAAAAGGCTGATGGAGTAACTCTTTCATTTGAAGAGTACTCTTCTCTAACCGCCAAAGCTCGAGAGGCTGAGGAACTTTCTAAGAAGAGAGTAATAGAGGCTATGCTTCAAGTTGATGAAGCAAATGTATCAAAAATGGACATTTTAAAAAGGGTTGAGGAAGCTACTGAGGAAGTCAAAACCAGTAAGAAGGCACTGGAAGAAGCTCTCCACAGAGTGGAAGCTGCAAATAAGGGAAAGCTAGCAGTTGAAGAGGCTCTTCGCAACTGGAGATCTGAGCATGGTCAGAAAAGacgttctgtccaaaactctaCCAAGTTTAAAAACCCTTACCCACCTCACCATCGAAGAGATTCCCGTCTACTTGATGTAAATGGACTTAATCTGGTTAGTGATGGAATAACGCCTGTTTTGAAGCCAACCTTATCAATAGGACAGATACTGAGCCAGAAGCTACTTATGCCAGAGGAGTTTGAATCGGGAATGCTGGCAGAGAGAAGATCTGGGAAGCGAAAGGTGTCACTGGGTCAGATGCTTAGTAAACAATATAGTGATCCACCCTCTTGGAAGACTGAGAGGGAAAGTGGTCACAAGCAATTCTCTGCAAAGAGAAAGAAGTTTGGATTTGCTAAGTTCTCACTACTTATGACTAAGCaaagtaagaaaaagaagaagccaacTCCAAACTTGAAGTAA
- the LOC115953758 gene encoding aspartate aminotransferase, mitochondrial-like isoform X2 has product MKPKPRINIIMWRFMGSRLTGSTRCMSTSTRALCRFGWWDRVSPAAKDPITGVTEAFLADNNPHKINLGVGAYRDDEGKPVVLQCVRNAEAKIAGCDFMESNATAVGSKLVEESVKLAYGKDANVVKEGTFAGLQALSGTGACRLFAEFQRRFHPESPIYFPDPTWSNHPNIWRDAQVPVRTFQYYHPVSKGLNFAALMDDIKNAPDASFFLLHPCAHNPTGVDPTAEQWREISYQFKVKSHFPFFDVAYQGFASGDLDMDAQAIRIFLEDGHLVGCAQSFAKNMGLYGHRVGCLSVLCADAKQAVAVKSQLQQIARAMYSNPPIHGLLLVSTILSDPETKALWVKEVKVMANRIQQMRSTLRESLEKLASPLNWEHITNQVGMFCFSGLSADQVDRLVREFHIYLTRDGRMSMAGVTTSNVSYLANAIHEVTRYN; this is encoded by the exons ATGAAACCAAAACCAAGGATCAACATTATCATGTGGAGGTTCATGGGATCAAGATTAACTGGTTCAACAAGGTGTATGTCAACCTCAACCAGGGCCCTTTGTAGGTTTGGTTGGTGGGACCGTGTGAGCCCAGCTGCTAAGGACCCCATCACTGGTGTCACTGAGGCTTTTCTTGCCGACAATAATCCCCACAAGATCAATCTCGGAGTG GGAGCTTATAGGGATGATGAGGGGAAACCAGTTGTTCTTCAATGTGTTAGAAATGCAGAGGCAAAGATTGctggttgtgattttat GGAGTCAAATGCTACTGCAGTGGGTTCAAAATTGGTGGAGGAGAGTGTGAAACTGGCTTATGGAAAAGATGCCAATGTTGTAAAAGAAGGGACTTTTGCTGGGCTCCAAGCTCTCTCAGGTACTGGTGCATGTCGTCTCTTTGCTGAGTTTCAGAGGCGCTTCCATCCTGAATCACCAATTTATTTTCCTGATCCAACTTGGTCCAA CCACCCCAATATCTGGAGAGATGCCCAAGTTCCAGTAAGAACCTTCCAGTACTACCATCCTGTTTCGAAGGGTTTAAACTTTGCAGCTCTCATGGATGATATAAAG AATGCCCCAgatgcttccttttttttactaCATCCTTGTGCTCACAATCCAACTGGAGTTGACCCTACTGCAGAACAGTGGAGGGAGATCTCATATCAATTTAAG GTAAAGAGTCACTTTCCCTTCTTTGACGTGGCTTATCAAGGTTTTGCAAGTGGAGATCTTGACATGGATGCCCAAGCAATCCGGATTTTTCTTGAAGATGGACATTTGGTAGGCTGTGCTCAGTCCTTTGCCAAAAACATGGGTTTATATGGACACCGAGTTGGTTGTCTCAG TGTCCTTTGTGCTGATGCGAAGCAAGCAGTTGCAGTTAAAAGCCAATTGCAGCAGATTGCCAGGGCAATGTACAGCAATCCTCCTATTCATGGTCTATTGCTAGTCTCTACAATCTTGAGTGATCCAGAGACCAAGGCGCTTTGGGTCAAAGAGGTGAAG GTCATGGCAAATCGTATTCAACAAATGCGGTCTACTCTGCGTGAAAGTCTTGAGAAGTTGGCTTCTCCTCTCAACTGGGAGCACATAACTAACCAG GTTGGGATGTTTTGCTTCTCTGGCTTAAGTGCTGATCAGGTTGATCGGCTAGTGAGGGAATTCCACATATACTTGACTCGAGATGGACGTATGag CATGGCAGGTGTAACTACAAGCAATGTGAGTTACTTGGCAAATGCAATACATGAAGTTACAAGATATAATTGA
- the LOC115952537 gene encoding uncharacterized protein LOC115952537 encodes MMANEEDYEDVIFSDYDDFISEHEKGKAVIDPNIGWGSDPILKINLSRPSKIPPPNPNPTLPPAPTVATAYPRPKWFPYTKLSEEERYEYSLYGEMLLERYNEVKGTDFEFVRLVKIMVMLAAGLNIKIHFEAKSCAVAVAAVEYTMKTFEGFVFKAFVCRHRVWPSSCQLLCPNPVYDERISLSHEH; translated from the exons ATGATGGCAAATGAGGAGGACTATGAGGACGTAATCTTTTCAGACTATGATGACTTTATTTCTGAACATGAAAAAGGCAAAGCCGTTATTGATCCAAATATAGGTTGGGGTTCAGACCCCATCCTCAAAATCAACCTCTCTCGCCCTTCTAAAATCCCTCCCCCTAATCCTAATCCTACCCTTCCCCCTGCCCCTACCGTCGCCACCGCCTACCCTCGGCCAAAATGGTTCCCATATACGAAG CTTTCTGAGGAGGAACGATATGAATATTCTCTCTATGGAGAGATGCTGTTAGAGCGCTACAATGAAGTTAAG GGCACggattttgaatttgtgagGCTTGTGAAGATTATGGTAATGCTCGCTGCTGGGCTTaatattaaaattcattttgagGCCAAGTCCTGcgctgttgctgttgctgctgTTGAGTACACTATGAAAACCTTTGAAGGTTTCGTGTTCAAGGCTTTTGTCTGTCGTCATAGAGTGTGGCCTTCGAGTTGTCAACTGCTATGCCCTAATCCTGTGTATGATGAAAGAATCTCCCTGTCCCATGAGCACTAA
- the LOC115953758 gene encoding aspartate aminotransferase, mitochondrial-like isoform X1, with translation MKPKPRINIIMWRFMGSRLTGSTRCMSTSTRALCRFGWWDRVSPAAKDPITGVTEAFLADNNPHKINLGVGAYRDDEGKPVVLQCVRNAEAKIAGCDFINVGRESNATAVGSKLVEESVKLAYGKDANVVKEGTFAGLQALSGTGACRLFAEFQRRFHPESPIYFPDPTWSNHPNIWRDAQVPVRTFQYYHPVSKGLNFAALMDDIKNAPDASFFLLHPCAHNPTGVDPTAEQWREISYQFKVKSHFPFFDVAYQGFASGDLDMDAQAIRIFLEDGHLVGCAQSFAKNMGLYGHRVGCLSVLCADAKQAVAVKSQLQQIARAMYSNPPIHGLLLVSTILSDPETKALWVKEVKVMANRIQQMRSTLRESLEKLASPLNWEHITNQVGMFCFSGLSADQVDRLVREFHIYLTRDGRMSMAGVTTSNVSYLANAIHEVTRYN, from the exons ATGAAACCAAAACCAAGGATCAACATTATCATGTGGAGGTTCATGGGATCAAGATTAACTGGTTCAACAAGGTGTATGTCAACCTCAACCAGGGCCCTTTGTAGGTTTGGTTGGTGGGACCGTGTGAGCCCAGCTGCTAAGGACCCCATCACTGGTGTCACTGAGGCTTTTCTTGCCGACAATAATCCCCACAAGATCAATCTCGGAGTG GGAGCTTATAGGGATGATGAGGGGAAACCAGTTGTTCTTCAATGTGTTAGAAATGCAGAGGCAAAGATTGctggttgtgattttat AAATGTTGGTAGGGAGTCAAATGCTACTGCAGTGGGTTCAAAATTGGTGGAGGAGAGTGTGAAACTGGCTTATGGAAAAGATGCCAATGTTGTAAAAGAAGGGACTTTTGCTGGGCTCCAAGCTCTCTCAGGTACTGGTGCATGTCGTCTCTTTGCTGAGTTTCAGAGGCGCTTCCATCCTGAATCACCAATTTATTTTCCTGATCCAACTTGGTCCAA CCACCCCAATATCTGGAGAGATGCCCAAGTTCCAGTAAGAACCTTCCAGTACTACCATCCTGTTTCGAAGGGTTTAAACTTTGCAGCTCTCATGGATGATATAAAG AATGCCCCAgatgcttccttttttttactaCATCCTTGTGCTCACAATCCAACTGGAGTTGACCCTACTGCAGAACAGTGGAGGGAGATCTCATATCAATTTAAG GTAAAGAGTCACTTTCCCTTCTTTGACGTGGCTTATCAAGGTTTTGCAAGTGGAGATCTTGACATGGATGCCCAAGCAATCCGGATTTTTCTTGAAGATGGACATTTGGTAGGCTGTGCTCAGTCCTTTGCCAAAAACATGGGTTTATATGGACACCGAGTTGGTTGTCTCAG TGTCCTTTGTGCTGATGCGAAGCAAGCAGTTGCAGTTAAAAGCCAATTGCAGCAGATTGCCAGGGCAATGTACAGCAATCCTCCTATTCATGGTCTATTGCTAGTCTCTACAATCTTGAGTGATCCAGAGACCAAGGCGCTTTGGGTCAAAGAGGTGAAG GTCATGGCAAATCGTATTCAACAAATGCGGTCTACTCTGCGTGAAAGTCTTGAGAAGTTGGCTTCTCCTCTCAACTGGGAGCACATAACTAACCAG GTTGGGATGTTTTGCTTCTCTGGCTTAAGTGCTGATCAGGTTGATCGGCTAGTGAGGGAATTCCACATATACTTGACTCGAGATGGACGTATGag CATGGCAGGTGTAACTACAAGCAATGTGAGTTACTTGGCAAATGCAATACATGAAGTTACAAGATATAATTGA
- the LOC115951335 gene encoding uncharacterized protein LOC115951335, with protein MLLDRYNQVKGTDFEFVRLVKIMVMLAAGVNFKIQFKAKSSAAAAAECTLKTFEGFVFKCCNFRHRVWPETCRLLCPDPPDYVYDEESRRPVYTYEVAGHPCLP; from the exons ATGCTGTTAGACCGCTACAACCAAGTTAAG GGCACggattttgaatttgtgagACTTGTTAAGATTATGGTAATGCTCGCCGCTGGcgtaaattttaaaattcaatttaaggCCAAGTCCAgcgctgctgctgctgctgagtGCACCCTGAAAACCTTTGAAGGTTTCGTGTTCAAGTGTTGTAACTTTCGTCATAGAGTGTGGCCCGAGACTTGTCGACTACTATGCCCTGATCCTCCTGACTACGTGTATGATGAAGAATCTCGCCGCCCCGTGTACACTTATGAAGTGGCAGGTCATCCGTGTTTGCCCTGA